One Parachlamydia sp. AcF125 DNA segment encodes these proteins:
- a CDS encoding NAD+ synthase, with amino-acid sequence MRVLLAQINPIIGDLEGNTQQILAALEKGKQNQVDLIVFPELALTGYPPEDLLLLPHFMEEIEKHLQQIVAQSQNIALIVGTPRLNPHILEKKLYNSAAIIQNQQILGFQDKHLLPTYDVFDERRYFEPGEQIRVWPLCGKNVAITICEDMWQHSHLLKFTHYRHDPIKSLIPLSPDLLINLSASPFCVGQLRDRFVTLSKAAMTLQCPALLCNQVGGNDSLIFDGHSCLIDEMGRLCSLAKGFKEEMHIVDLSQPLAEIEWMESPLENLYSALVIGVRDYFHKSGFTRACLGLSGGIDSALVACIAAEALGRENVLGVAMPSRYSSPESLLDAQQLAKNLKIELWTIPIEAPFQSYLELLNPFFLNKPADITEENLQARIRGMILMGLSNKHGYIVLSTGNKSELAVGYSTLYGDMCGGLGVITDLCKQEVYALSQWINRDQEVIPWSTLHKPPSAELRPSQKDSDSLPSYEILDAILKGYVEEHQTAQWIAEKHHIPLSLVEEIIHKIHQNEYKRRQSPPGLRVTEKAFTIGRKFPIVQRWA; translated from the coding sequence ATGCGCGTGCTTCTTGCCCAAATCAACCCCATTATTGGCGACCTTGAGGGGAATACTCAACAAATCCTCGCTGCTCTTGAAAAAGGTAAACAAAACCAAGTAGATTTAATTGTCTTTCCTGAGCTAGCATTAACAGGCTATCCTCCAGAAGATCTTCTCCTTCTGCCCCATTTTATGGAGGAAATTGAGAAGCATTTACAACAGATTGTCGCGCAAAGCCAGAATATCGCCCTGATTGTAGGGACTCCTCGCTTAAACCCCCATATTCTAGAGAAGAAACTTTACAATAGTGCGGCGATTATTCAGAACCAGCAAATTCTGGGTTTTCAAGATAAGCACCTCTTACCCACCTACGACGTGTTTGATGAAAGGCGTTACTTTGAGCCAGGGGAGCAGATTCGTGTATGGCCTCTTTGTGGAAAAAATGTGGCCATTACCATTTGCGAAGATATGTGGCAGCATAGCCATTTGTTGAAATTTACCCATTATCGGCATGATCCCATTAAAAGCTTGATCCCCTTATCACCCGATTTGCTGATAAATCTTTCCGCTTCCCCCTTTTGTGTCGGCCAATTAAGAGATCGCTTCGTTACCCTCTCTAAGGCGGCGATGACCTTACAATGCCCGGCTTTGCTATGTAATCAGGTAGGAGGCAATGATAGCCTCATTTTCGACGGGCATAGCTGCTTGATAGATGAGATGGGGCGCTTGTGCAGCCTTGCTAAAGGCTTTAAAGAAGAGATGCATATTGTCGACCTTTCTCAACCCCTTGCTGAAATTGAGTGGATGGAGTCTCCCCTCGAAAACCTTTATTCTGCCTTGGTTATCGGCGTCCGCGATTACTTTCATAAATCTGGCTTCACGCGCGCTTGTTTAGGATTATCGGGAGGGATTGATTCTGCCTTAGTCGCATGCATAGCTGCAGAAGCTCTAGGCCGTGAAAATGTGCTTGGCGTCGCTATGCCCTCCCGCTATTCTTCTCCTGAAAGCCTCTTGGATGCCCAACAATTGGCGAAAAATTTGAAGATCGAATTGTGGACAATTCCAATTGAAGCCCCTTTTCAAAGCTACCTAGAACTTTTAAATCCATTTTTTCTCAATAAGCCTGCCGATATCACAGAAGAAAACCTTCAAGCTAGAATTCGGGGGATGATTTTAATGGGGCTTTCGAACAAGCATGGCTATATTGTTTTAAGCACGGGAAATAAAAGTGAACTGGCTGTGGGATACTCTACTTTATACGGAGATATGTGTGGGGGACTGGGAGTGATCACCGATCTTTGCAAGCAAGAAGTCTATGCTTTATCCCAATGGATCAACCGAGACCAGGAAGTGATTCCCTGGAGCACTCTGCACAAGCCCCCTTCAGCTGAATTAAGGCCGAGCCAAAAGGACTCCGACTCCCTTCCAAGCTATGAAATTTTGGACGCAATTTTAAAAGGGTATGTGGAAGAGCATCAAACAGCTCAATGGATTGCTGAAAAACACCACATCC
- the nqrF gene encoding NADH:ubiquinone reductase (Na(+)-transporting) subunit F, producing MFNLSHLSLALAANILGIDPFLSLYAIAAFVLIGVSLTSLILFTKAKFVASEECEIKVNSDSDLTKHVLSGSTLLQALSSNGIPVPSPCGGKATCKQCRVRIVEGADEPLETDRGTFNKRELKEGWRLSCQAKVKHDLHILVDEHSLAVKEWKAKVVSNKNVATFIKELVVEIPAGEEVPYKSGGYLQFHVPPFKTNTTDWKETMDPLFYADWEKFNLFDKTLDFSHLPSGSNEIIRAYSMASYPAEGRKLMFNIRIATPPFVGGKISDSIPWGICSSYTFGLKPGDEVRLSGPYGESFMINDNRELVFLIGGAGSSFGRSHILHMFHTENTQRKVSMWYGARSLKENIYQKEYEELAQKYPNFAYHLVLSEPLPEDLSAGWPKEDPIKTNYLFKAFELGQLSKMESPEECLFYVCGPPMHNISVLKLLDDYGVPRKNIVLDDFGS from the coding sequence ATGTTTAACTTGAGTCATTTATCTTTGGCCTTAGCAGCCAACATTCTTGGCATCGATCCCTTTTTATCGCTCTACGCCATTGCCGCTTTCGTTTTGATCGGGGTAAGCCTAACCTCCTTGATTCTTTTTACCAAAGCCAAGTTTGTCGCTAGCGAAGAATGTGAGATCAAAGTCAATAGTGACTCTGATTTGACCAAACATGTCCTTAGCGGCTCCACTTTGCTCCAAGCCCTTTCTTCTAATGGGATCCCTGTCCCCTCCCCTTGTGGCGGTAAAGCCACCTGCAAACAGTGTCGCGTGCGCATTGTAGAAGGAGCGGATGAACCTTTAGAAACAGATCGAGGAACCTTTAATAAAAGAGAACTCAAAGAAGGCTGGAGGCTTTCTTGCCAAGCTAAAGTAAAGCATGATCTACATATTCTAGTAGATGAGCATTCTTTGGCTGTCAAAGAGTGGAAAGCCAAAGTTGTAAGCAATAAAAATGTAGCGACCTTTATTAAGGAACTGGTAGTTGAAATCCCAGCAGGAGAGGAGGTCCCCTATAAGTCTGGAGGCTATTTACAATTTCACGTTCCCCCCTTTAAGACCAACACCACCGACTGGAAAGAGACGATGGATCCTCTATTCTATGCCGACTGGGAAAAATTCAATTTATTTGATAAAACCCTTGATTTTAGTCATTTGCCTAGCGGCTCGAATGAAATTATCCGGGCTTACTCCATGGCCTCTTATCCTGCCGAAGGGAGAAAGCTCATGTTTAACATTCGAATTGCCACCCCTCCTTTTGTGGGAGGAAAAATTTCGGATTCCATTCCGTGGGGCATTTGTTCTTCTTATACGTTTGGTTTAAAGCCGGGGGATGAAGTTCGCTTGTCTGGGCCCTATGGGGAGTCTTTTATGATTAACGATAATCGAGAACTTGTTTTCTTAATCGGTGGTGCAGGATCCTCTTTTGGACGCAGTCACATTCTCCATATGTTTCATACGGAAAATACTCAAAGAAAGGTTTCCATGTGGTACGGAGCACGTTCCCTGAAAGAAAATATTTACCAAAAAGAATATGAAGAGCTTGCTCAAAAGTATCCTAACTTCGCTTATCATCTTGTCTTATCGGAGCCTCTACCAGAAGATCTTTCGGCAGGGTGGCCCAAAGAAGACCCGATTAAAACGAATTACCTTTTTAAAGCTTTTGAGCTGGGACAGCTCAGTAAAATGGAAAGCCCTGAAGAATGTTTATTTTATGTTTGCGGCCCTCCCATGCACAACATCAGCGTGTTGAAACTACTCGATGATTATGGCGTACCGCGCAAAAATATCGTTCTAGACGACTTTGGAAGCTAA